CAGATATTTAGGAACGCTTGCGGTGGCGATCATCTGCACAATGCAAGCTTTGGGTATACAAAAGACATATGACTTAGTGGTTTATGGTGAAACTGCTGCTGGAGTTGTCGCAGCGATTCAGGCAGGTAGAATGCAGCAAAAGGTGGCGTTGATAGCACGCGGTCAACATGTGGGAGGAATGGTTACTTCGGGGCTTACGGCAACCGATATGAACAGAAATCAGCTGGTGGGGGGTGTCACCAGGGAATTCTATCAACGTATATATGCCTATTATGAAAAGGCAAATGCCTGGCGCAATCAGGATAGAGAAAGTTTTATGCTATCTACGCTTAAACGCACGTATACAGGAAAGAATGACTCGCTACGCATGCAGTGGGTATACGAATCACATGTGGCGGAAGAGATTTTGAAGGAGATGCTAGAGGAAGCGAGTGTAGAGCTGATTTTTGGTGAAAGGCTGGACTTACAGGCAGAGGTCAGGAAAAATAAAGGTTATATCAGCGAAATTACAATGGAAAGCGGACGCTCTTTCGGGGGGAAGATGTTCATTGACGCAACCTATGAGGGCGATCTGATGGCGCGGGCAGGGGTCTCTTATATCGTGGGTAGAGAAGCAAATAGTGCTTACAAAGAAACCTTGAACGGAATCCGTATGAATCACGTCATCGGATCGGATGAAAAATCGGTGAGCCCTTACGTGGAAGTGGGCAACCCAGCCAGTGGCCTGCTGCCTTATATAGACGGGGAACTGTGGGGAGCTCCGGGAACAGCCGATGGACGCACACAGGCTTATTGTTACCGCCTAACGCTTACGGATGATCCGGCGAATCGCCTGGAAATAACTAAACCCGCAGGGTATAACGCACACTGGTACGAGGTGCTGGCACGTAAACTGCAGATGCAACCGGAAACAACCTTACAGCAGATCATTACCTTAACACCCATGCCCAACAGAAAAACAGATACAAATCACCTCGACTTCTTTGGTGCAAGCTACGATTATGCAGAAGGGGACTATACAGAACGCCAGCAAATTGAACAGCTGCACAAGGATTATGCCTTGGGAATGTTGTGGTTTTTGGCTAATGATCCGAGGGTAACGGATACCATTCGGAAGGAAATGAAAAACTGGGGCTTACCGAAGGACGAATTTCTTGATACAGAACACTTTCCCTACCAGATTTATGTGCGGGAAGCCCGCCGTATGATCGGGTCTTATGTGATGACCGAACATAATATCAGGGGAGAAGAAAAGGTGGAAGCGCCACAATCGGTAGGATTGGCTACATATGCATTGGACTGCCATTTCGTTTCGCAGGTGGTAGATAGCACGGGTCGGCTCCGTTATGAGGGGACCATGTTTGAAGGCGTAAAACCTTATCCGGTCAGTTACCAGGCATTGATACCAAAAGCGGAAGAGTGTAAGAACCTGCTGGTACCTATCTGTTTGTCTTCGTCACATGTGGCTTATAGCTCTATCCGAATGGAACCAGTGTATATGCAATTGGGGCAAGCAGCGGCAACGGCTGCAGCCCTGGCACTGAAGAATGAAAACAAAGCGGTGCAGAAAGTAAGTTATGAGAAACTGCGTGACCAGTTGCTAAAGGATAAACAGATCATCGCCGTGCCTTAACAAAAATTGTTTACAAACCATATTATAAATCTTATGCCTATCAAAATGTACATGACAGGACTGATGGTGGTATGCCTATCGGTTTCCTGTAAGAAAAATTTAGAAACATATACCGCACCGGAAAAAGTAAGTGAGGTGCAACTGGCCAACAAAAAGGTGCAGTTAGCACAGAACAACGGAGAATGGCACCTGTACAAAAACGGGGAGCTCTTTTACATCCGGGGTGCAGCGGCCAGCGCGTCTACTGCGACAGATCCAGATTATTATTGCCAGTTACTAAGCGAATATGGAGGTAATGCTTTCCGCACCTATAGTGTGAACGAAAATACCCAAGCGATGTTGGATGCCGCACAGGCACATGGCCTGGTGGTGGCACTGGGTCTTTGGGTAAACCGAGAGGCAGATAATTTCGACTACGATAACGAGGCAGCAGTGCAGGCGCAGTTGGAACAATTGACGGTTCAGGTACAGCAGTATAAGGATCATCCTGCTCTGCTTATGTGGTACGTGGGAAACGAAGCAGACGCCTCATATACCAATACCAAGCTGTGGGATGCCATCAATGATATTTGCGCCATGATTCATCAGAAGGATCCAGATCATCCTGTTACAACGGCGTTGGTAAACTCAGAGCAGAAGAAGGTGGAACTGATCAAAGAGAAGGTAACTGAACTGGACTTCCTGTCGATAAATTCTTATGCGCCCAATTTGCCCAGTGTAATAACAAATCTACAGGCTGCTGAGTGGGATAAACCTTATATTATTTCGGAGTTCGGCCCGCGTGGCACCTGGCAGATGAACCCAGAGCCAGATCGTATACTGCCCTGGGGAAACCCAAAACGTTTGGTGGAGCAAACTAGCACGGAAAAGGAACAGGTTTACCGAACGGTTTTTCAAGACCATATCATGGCAAATGCCAATAATGGATGTATAGGTTCTTTCGTTTTTGCGCTCGGCTACCAAACCCATGGAGAGGTATTGACTTGGTTTGGGCTGAATGATATAGACGGACGGGCTTTTGGCGTATTGGATGCGATGCACTTCTGTTGGACTGAGGAATACCCTTCAAACCGGGCACCCCAGATCCATTCCCGGCAAGATATGCTGTTGAATGGTATGCGGGCGGAAGATACGGTGATAATAGCGCCGGGTAGCACGAACCAGGCGACGGTGGTGGCATCTGATCCGGATGGAGATCCCTTGAGCTATCATTGGCTGATTGCACCCGAAGGACTGGGAGGGCCCAATAATGGTCCGCACCCCGGTATCCCAAATTTAATTGATGAACCAATGGCCTCGGAAATTACATTTACAGCGCCCGGAGCAGGGCAATACCGGCTGTATGTGTATGTTCGGGATGATCATAATAAGGTAGCGAGTGCCGTTATCCCCTTTTTAGTTGAATAGTGAATTTCAAATAGATAAAAGATGAATGCTGGTAACTATTTAGGTATACGGCTGATGCTGGGTTGCGCTGATACTGGCATATGTTTCCTGTAAAAAAAAGAGATAAATACAGGAAGGATTTTATGGTTCAGCTTCCGGTAGATGCTGTTTTTTCCATTATATGCCTACACGCTGCGACTTGGGAAAATCACTGATGGATTATAAAATTTCTAAATAAATCGGCAAGATTGAAAGCAGATAACCCATCAGGCTTACGTCTTTGATCTTAAAGTGTAAAAATTTCACTTTGACCCAGTCCAATGTATAAAATTTGGACTGGGTCAAAGCGAAGTAAGATAAACCCATTAAGCATCTGGGATTTCAGGTTCTACCAACTTGATTAGCTTTTCCAGTGATTCCTGCCAGCCCAGATAACACATTTCTGCGGGAATCACAGCAGGTATTCCTTCCTGCAACACTTTTAATTCTGTCCCTACGGATGTTTTGTTAAGCCACAGGGACGTTGTCATTACGTCCGGCAGGTTGGGATCGTCAAATTTATCCGAATACTTTAAGAATTCATTGGGTTTCACTTCTAAGTATTCCCCTCCGAACGAGTGGCTATTGCCGGTGGTGAAGTTTTGGAACGACATTTTATAAGTGCCACCTACACGAACATCAATTTCATGAACGGTGCAAAGAAAACCATAGGGTGGCAACCATGATGCAATGGCGAGGGCTTCCGTGAAAGCCCGGTAAACCTTTTCTGGAGATGCTTTAATAACTCTGTGCAATGAGACCTTATTCTCTAACATAACATTATTTTTTTTATTATTCCGACTCGTATGGCTTTTCGGTTAGCCCGTTTTTTTTATGTGGTCGCTGCTCCACTTTTTGGATGATTGTATTGCTATCAATCTTACTTTTAACAAAGGTCATAACAAAATTTCATCTTTAGCAGGGTCGTATGCGACAGTTTAGCGGGCAGTTTAGGTCGAATCAGTCTGGATCTATAAAGCGCTGTAATGATTTTGCTTTTTTTCAACGCCCTTTTTCATCTCCCAAATTAATTTTTATATTTGTCATTATTAATAACAGTTAAAATGTCATTAATAATGACAATAAAAAATGGAAAGCGAAGGCACAAAAGTTTTTTTCAGGAACAATCTGCTTTTTCTGCGGAAGCGTAAAAAGTTCAGCCAGGAGCATCTTGCGAAGCTGCTGGGGTTCACGCGTAGCAAGTACACCGCACTGGAGAACGGGCAGACCGAAAACCCACTATTGGCAGATTTAATCAAGATATCGGAATTTTTTAGCATATCAGTGGATCGCCTTCTAAAAACCGATCTGAGCTACTGGAGCGAATACGATCTCCGCAAAATGGAAACCGGCGGTAGGGAATATATCAATGGTAAAAACCTGCGTGTACTTTCGATTACCGTCACGCCAGATAACCGGGAAAATATGGAATATGTACCGATCAAGGCCAAAGCCGGTTACAGTGCCGGTTATGCCGATCCAGAGTTTCTGGCGGCTCTGCCCAAGTTTTCTCTGCCCAACCTACCCAGTGGAGGTACCTACAGGATGTTCCCCACTACGGGAGATTCCATGTTGCCCATTCCAGAGGGGAGTGAGGTGGTGGCTCGTTACGTACAGGACTGGAAAACGCTAAACCCCGCTACATTATGTATTGTCATTCTCAGGGGCGAGCAAGACTTTGTTTTCAAGGAAGTCACCGTGCAGAAAAACGGCACATTGCTATTACGCTCCTTCAATAAAAACTACGCCCCCTATACGGTGGAGGCTAACGAGGTGCTGGAGATATGGCGATATGTCAAACACCAGACGGATAAACTGCCGGAACCGGAAACCGATCTACAAGAGATCAAAAAGATGCTAGCAGATATGCAGCATAAGTGGACGAAGGAATAGAAACACAAGGAATAAATCATATAATGATCATATACGATACCCTGTATGGGGAATTTGAAATTGCACCGGTTATTGAGGCGCTTATCGCTTCGGCGCCTGTGCAGCGCCTGAAAAAAATCCATCAGGGTGGAGCTATCTTCCTTATAGCACCAGCTATCAACCATTCCCGTTACGACCATTCCATTGGCGTGATGTATCTGGTGAAGCATCTGGGCGGTAATATCGAAGAGCAGATCGCTGCGCTCCTGCATGATGTGTCGCATACCGCATTTTCGCATGTAGTCGATTATCTGTTCGAGCGCGAAGGGGAGGATTACCATGAAGATCTCTTCAGAACGGTCATTCTGGAATCTGCCATACCTGATATACTTTTAAGCCACGGCTACCATGTTGAAGACCTGTTTACCAAAGCCTATCCCTTGCTGGAACAGCCATATCCCTATCTGTGCGCAGATCGTGTGGATTATGCGCTGCGCGATTCGTACATGGCTGGGCTGATGACTATTGACGAGATCCGGCAGTTCATGCGGGAGCTTACCATACGTGATGGGCGTATCACCTGTGAGAACAATGTAAAACTGCAGTGGTTCAGGGCAAAATTCAGGCAGCTCAACGAAGATTACTTCCGTAAACCCGAATACCTATATGTCAACCATCACCTGGCAGATTTGCTTCATCATGCGCTGTACCTGGAAGTTATCCGGGAAGAAGACCTGATGGGCAGTGACGATGAGCTGCTTGCGCTGTTGAACAGCCACCGGCTCACACACGGAGGCCTGTCGGCAATAGGCCGGCTGTTAGGCTTTGACACATTTGATGTAGAAGCCGCTGCGGCGAAACTCAAAACGCGTGAGCTATAGTTGAGGGGCGTACAAAGACATGCCCCAACAAAATAAAATATCAATTGAAAAACGTTACAATGAACGAAATATTTTTAATCGAAGTGCCCTATAGAAATAGTACATATACCTTTGAAGCACGTTTGTTGAGTATCGGCTATACGTATAAAATAGATGTAGAAGTTGCGGGAGCAACGGTGAGCTTTGAGCCCGATGAGGAGCGCCGGTTCCGGGCAGTCGTAGCC
This Olivibacter sp. SDN3 DNA region includes the following protein-coding sequences:
- a CDS encoding FAD-dependent oxidoreductase yields the protein MNRYLGTLAVAIICTMQALGIQKTYDLVVYGETAAGVVAAIQAGRMQQKVALIARGQHVGGMVTSGLTATDMNRNQLVGGVTREFYQRIYAYYEKANAWRNQDRESFMLSTLKRTYTGKNDSLRMQWVYESHVAEEILKEMLEEASVELIFGERLDLQAEVRKNKGYISEITMESGRSFGGKMFIDATYEGDLMARAGVSYIVGREANSAYKETLNGIRMNHVIGSDEKSVSPYVEVGNPASGLLPYIDGELWGAPGTADGRTQAYCYRLTLTDDPANRLEITKPAGYNAHWYEVLARKLQMQPETTLQQIITLTPMPNRKTDTNHLDFFGASYDYAEGDYTERQQIEQLHKDYALGMLWFLANDPRVTDTIRKEMKNWGLPKDEFLDTEHFPYQIYVREARRMIGSYVMTEHNIRGEEKVEAPQSVGLATYALDCHFVSQVVDSTGRLRYEGTMFEGVKPYPVSYQALIPKAEECKNLLVPICLSSSHVAYSSIRMEPVYMQLGQAAATAAALALKNENKAVQKVSYEKLRDQLLKDKQIIAVP
- a CDS encoding glycoside hydrolase family 2 TIM barrel-domain containing protein, which gives rise to MPIKMYMTGLMVVCLSVSCKKNLETYTAPEKVSEVQLANKKVQLAQNNGEWHLYKNGELFYIRGAAASASTATDPDYYCQLLSEYGGNAFRTYSVNENTQAMLDAAQAHGLVVALGLWVNREADNFDYDNEAAVQAQLEQLTVQVQQYKDHPALLMWYVGNEADASYTNTKLWDAINDICAMIHQKDPDHPVTTALVNSEQKKVELIKEKVTELDFLSINSYAPNLPSVITNLQAAEWDKPYIISEFGPRGTWQMNPEPDRILPWGNPKRLVEQTSTEKEQVYRTVFQDHIMANANNGCIGSFVFALGYQTHGEVLTWFGLNDIDGRAFGVLDAMHFCWTEEYPSNRAPQIHSRQDMLLNGMRAEDTVIIAPGSTNQATVVASDPDGDPLSYHWLIAPEGLGGPNNGPHPGIPNLIDEPMASEITFTAPGAGQYRLYVYVRDDHNKVASAVIPFLVE
- a CDS encoding SRPBCC family protein, which codes for MLENKVSLHRVIKASPEKVYRAFTEALAIASWLPPYGFLCTVHEIDVRVGGTYKMSFQNFTTGNSHSFGGEYLEVKPNEFLKYSDKFDDPNLPDVMTTSLWLNKTSVGTELKVLQEGIPAVIPAEMCYLGWQESLEKLIKLVEPEIPDA
- a CDS encoding helix-turn-helix domain-containing protein translates to MESEGTKVFFRNNLLFLRKRKKFSQEHLAKLLGFTRSKYTALENGQTENPLLADLIKISEFFSISVDRLLKTDLSYWSEYDLRKMETGGREYINGKNLRVLSITVTPDNRENMEYVPIKAKAGYSAGYADPEFLAALPKFSLPNLPSGGTYRMFPTTGDSMLPIPEGSEVVARYVQDWKTLNPATLCIVILRGEQDFVFKEVTVQKNGTLLLRSFNKNYAPYTVEANEVLEIWRYVKHQTDKLPEPETDLQEIKKMLADMQHKWTKE
- a CDS encoding HD domain-containing protein; translated protein: MDEGIETQGINHIMIIYDTLYGEFEIAPVIEALIASAPVQRLKKIHQGGAIFLIAPAINHSRYDHSIGVMYLVKHLGGNIEEQIAALLHDVSHTAFSHVVDYLFEREGEDYHEDLFRTVILESAIPDILLSHGYHVEDLFTKAYPLLEQPYPYLCADRVDYALRDSYMAGLMTIDEIRQFMRELTIRDGRITCENNVKLQWFRAKFRQLNEDYFRKPEYLYVNHHLADLLHHALYLEVIREEDLMGSDDELLALLNSHRLTHGGLSAIGRLLGFDTFDVEAAAAKLKTREL